The following are from one region of the Gloeomargarita lithophora Alchichica-D10 genome:
- a CDS encoding 2-phosphosulfolactate phosphatase family protein translates to MKVWVYHTPEQVPTGELPDCAVVVDVLRATTTMAVALAAGATGVQVFADLDELMRVSHAWPEAQRLRVGERGGKVVSGFDLGNSPLDCTPERVKGRRLFMSTTNGTRALTQVQHAPQVLTCALVNRQAVVELLRQQQPERVWVVASGWEGAFSLEDTVCAGALLAGLGSQATTGNDEAVSALALYQQWHNDLLPLLQRASHGQRLLGLGQAADLQFCAQVDCLTTVPRQSEPGILKAVT, encoded by the coding sequence ATGAAAGTGTGGGTGTACCATACGCCGGAGCAGGTGCCCACCGGAGAATTGCCCGATTGTGCGGTGGTGGTGGATGTCCTGCGGGCGACGACCACGATGGCGGTGGCACTGGCGGCGGGGGCAACCGGGGTGCAGGTGTTTGCGGATTTGGATGAATTGATGCGGGTGAGTCACGCTTGGCCCGAAGCACAACGACTGCGGGTGGGGGAGCGGGGCGGCAAAGTTGTGAGCGGCTTTGACCTGGGCAATTCCCCCCTGGATTGCACCCCCGAACGGGTCAAGGGACGGCGGTTATTCATGAGTACCACCAATGGCACCCGGGCGTTGACCCAGGTACAGCATGCCCCCCAAGTCCTCACCTGCGCTCTGGTAAACCGGCAAGCGGTGGTGGAACTGTTGCGCCAACAACAACCGGAGCGGGTCTGGGTGGTGGCTTCCGGGTGGGAAGGGGCCTTTTCCCTGGAGGATACGGTGTGCGCCGGAGCTTTGCTGGCAGGGCTAGGGAGTCAGGCCACCACCGGGAATGATGAGGCGGTGAGTGCCCTGGCGTTGTACCAACAATGGCACAACGATTTACTCCCATTACTCCAGCGAGCCAGCCACGGCCAACGTCTATTGGGTTTGGGGCAGGCGGCGGATTTACAGTTTTGCGCCCAGGTGGATTGTTTAACCACCGTGCCCCGGCAGAGTGAACCGGGTATCCTAAAGGCGGTAACGTGA
- the psb32 gene encoding photosystem II repair protein Psb32: MRWLWGLGLALCLLLGNVTPVWATAVSELPATPPQWVLDQGEVFSPSTVNQVNRTLTQLTQDTGLKVHIVSLRRLDYGETATSFGEKLFQRWFPQGGADQVLVTLVARTATADLQAGAAVTPRLSSETALSITQETLLKPVRNNIYNQALVDTVQRLSLVLSGQPDPGPPPEEIEPTAGNFATVAETRQKKDFSTAIVIILLILATVIPMVTYYWYVLR, from the coding sequence ATGCGCTGGCTGTGGGGGTTGGGATTGGCTTTGTGCCTACTGCTGGGCAATGTCACACCCGTCTGGGCAACGGCGGTGAGTGAATTACCCGCCACCCCGCCCCAGTGGGTCTTAGACCAGGGAGAAGTGTTCAGCCCCAGCACGGTCAACCAGGTGAATCGCACCCTCACCCAACTCACCCAGGACACGGGTTTAAAGGTGCATATTGTCAGCCTGCGCCGGTTGGACTACGGGGAGACGGCCACCAGTTTTGGCGAAAAGCTGTTCCAACGCTGGTTCCCCCAGGGGGGAGCCGACCAGGTGTTAGTGACCCTGGTGGCCCGCACGGCCACCGCCGATTTGCAAGCCGGAGCCGCTGTAACTCCCCGCCTGTCCTCGGAAACGGCATTGAGCATCACCCAAGAAACCCTGCTGAAACCCGTGCGGAATAACATTTATAACCAGGCGTTGGTGGATACGGTGCAACGCTTAAGTTTGGTTTTATCCGGCCAACCCGACCCCGGCCCGCCCCCGGAGGAGATTGAACCCACGGCGGGGAATTTTGCCACCGTGGCCGAAACCCGCCAAAAGAAGGATTTTTCTACTGCTATTGTGATTATTTTGTTAATCCTGGCGACGGTAATTCCGATGGTGACTTACTACTGGTACGTCCTGCGATGA